TATTGAAAATCAAAATCAATTAGGATCGGTTGGAGGGACGATATGAACCGCAAAAATATTTGGGAACACGTTGATTTTCAGTGCCCCATCGTGGGCACCTGCCTGACCACGGCCGAGCTGCGCCGTATCGCCGTCCGCGTCGGCCTGGAGATCGCGGAAGGGACCACGGATTTCGAGATGCATTCCTTGTTCGTGGTTCTCTGCAAGCGGCCCGAGCGTCCGGCCCGGGCCGTGCAGAAGCACCTGGACCGCAAATACCGTCGTGTCCTGCGGCGGTTTCTCCATACTCCGGGGGAGGGGATATGCGAGCTTTGGCGGGAGTATGCCGACCGGGGTGACATCGCCGGCCCCTTCTGGGCCGTCATGTCTCATCCCGACGTTTCGAGTGATTGCCTGCGTCGGGTTTACGGCGAGGTGCACATGCTCTCGCACGTTCAGGGCGCGGCCAACCGCGCCGACCTGAAGCGGCTGAACGAACTGGAGGCGCGCAACGTCGAACTGACCGAGACCCTGGCCGAGCGCAAGGGCGTGTTGCGCAAGTCCGTGGCTGTTTGGAAGGAGCGCAACGCGGCCCTGGAGCGCGACCTGGCCCGGGAGCGGGCCCGACGCGAGAGCGTGGAGCGGGATCGGCTTTCCCTACGTGAATTGCTGGAAGGCAGGGCCCTGGAGCTTCTCACCCGGGAGCGGGAGGATTTGCGGCGGCAGGCCGAGAATCTGGCCCTGCGGCTGGAGGCTGCCGAGGAGCGTATCGTCGCCCAGGCCGCCTTGCTGGAACGCGGAAGCCGCGAATTGTCCAAGGCGCGTGAGAACCTGTCCGGCCGTGAACGCGAAGTCGCGGCCCTGGAGGCCTCGCTGACGATGGCCTTGGAGGGGAGCCCGGCCTGCGGCGGGGCTTGCGGCCACCCGGAGAGCTGCTCCTGCCCCCGTTTGCGTGGCAAGCGCGTGCTCTACGTGGGCGGGCGCAGCGGGCTGCGCTGTCATTATCGCTTGCTGGCCGAACGCCTCGGCTGTGAACTCCTGCATCACGACGGCGGCCTGGAGCAGTCTCCGCACCGGCTTCAGCAGCAGCTGGCCGGGGCTGACGCGGTGATCTGTCCGGTGGACTGCGTGAGCCACGAGGCCTGCGCCGCGGTCAAGAAAATGTGCAAGCACTGCCTCAAGCCCGTGCTCTTCGCCCGTTCCTCGGGCTTGTCGAGCCTTGCCGCCTCGCTCTCCGAGCTGGATAGGGTCAGTCAGTAGCCCCCGCCGGAGAAGGAAAAAGAGCCCCCGCCGGGGCGGGGGCTCTTTTGTTGCGGTCTTCTATTTGCCGAACGGGCACTTGGGGAAGGTGCAAGACTTGCAACCCAAACAGAAGCCACCCTCGGCCATAAGCGCCAGATCGCGGCGGGTCAGGGTCTGCCCGGCCAGCAGGCGGGGCAGGAGCAGGTCCAGGCTGGTGGTCTTGTAGAACAGGGCGCAGGCCGGGACGCCCAGGACCTGGGCCTCGCCGATGCGGCCCACCAGGGTCATGGCCCCGGGCAGGATGGGCGCGCCGTAGAGGAAGTCCGTGAGCCCGGCGTCCAGAAGGCCGTGGCGGGTCACGTCGCCGGGGTCCACGGAGAGCCCGGCCGTGGTGATCACGAGATCGGCCCCGGCGGCGAGCATCTGGCGGACGCTGTCCGCGATGCGGGCCCGGTCGTCGGGCACGATGTCCACGCAGGCCACTTCCGAACCCAGGGCCTCCACCTTGCTCTTGATGATCGGCGCGAACTTGTCCTCGATGAGCCCCTGGAAGACCTCGGTGCCGGTGACCAGGATGCCCACACGGGCCCGCCGCAGGGTCAGCACGGAGAAGAGCGGCTCCTCCGCCAGGGCCGCGAGAGCCTGCTCGAAGCGGGCGCGGGCCAGGTACAGCGGAATGGCCCGGCAGGCGGCCAGGCGCTTGCCTTCCTCGACCAGGATGTCGCCCTGGCGCGTGGCGCACATGACGTCCTGAACCATGTTGAAGGCCAGCAGGCGCTCGCGGTCCAGGACCAGCAGGCCCGAACGCCCGGCCGTGAAGTTGATCTTGCCCTCGCGCGGTTCGGGGTCGTGCAGCACTCCGGGACCGGCCATGACCCGGGCGAAGGCCAGGGCGGCTTCGTTTTCATGCACCCATTTTTCATCCTGAACCGCTTCGGATTCCAGGTAGACCTCGAAGCGGCCCATGCGCTGGAGTTCGCAGAGATCCCCCGCCTCCAGGGTCTGTCCGGCATGAACCAGGGGATCCTTGACCCGGCCCGGCACGATGCGGGTCATGTCGTGCAGGGCCTTGCGTCCCAGAGCCTGGTCCACGGGCACGGCGCGCAGCCGCGGGCCTTCCGATGGCGCGCTTTCAGTCTCGTCCCGGCGCAGGTAGGGCGCTTCGCCCTGACAGCCCCGGCAGGCTCCGCCGTCGCGGGAGGGATACGCCTCCCCGCAGATGGGGCAGACGGCGATGCCGCCCATGTGGGCCTTGCGCCGGGCGCGTTCCGGCACGAGCACCTCCTGCACGGAGCAGAGACTCGGCCCGGCGCGACGGATTTCGTCGAAGAGCCGTTCCGTGTCCTGCTCTTTCTTGGGTTTGAGCTTGAGATACCAGCCCTTGATTTCGGGCCACATCTCGACCTTGGCCGGGTCCAGGGCCACGCGCACGCCCACGCCGGTGAACTTGTCATAGAGGGTCACGGCGTAGCGGCCGAGGTTGACGATCTTCATCCAGCCGTTGCCCGTGCTGCACAGGGTCAGCATCTGCACGGCGTCGGGCAGGCATTTCTGGGATTCCACCAGGGCTTCGAAAAGGGTGCCCTCGGGGATGCGCGACTTGGCCAGCGCCACCATGTAGCCGCCGATGAGCAGGCCTGGGGCCGGGTAGCCGTGGAACTCCGCGGCTTTCTGCTTGAACTCCTCGAAGCTGTACGGTCCGATGTTCATGAACTCCTCCCGGGCAAGATATGACGCGACCGCCCGCCCCTCGGGGACGGACGGCCGCGCCGGAGGTGGGAGAGAAACGCCAAATTATTTGGTCACTGCCACGAAATGCTCCTGCATGGCAATGCCGCCCCCGCCCTTATCCCATTTTTCGATGCCCTTCGGCATGAGTTCGTTGTCCGCGACGCCCTTGCCCCTGGCCCGGCTCTCCACCGGCAGGGTGTGGCCGAAACCGTGGATCATGAAGACCGCCTCGGGATGGATGAAGTCCGTGACGAAGGCCTTGATCCGGCCGGAATGGCCGTTGGAGGACACCGTCACGTATTCGCCGTCGGCGATGTCCAGTTCCTTCGCAGCGTCGCTATGAATCCAGAGCAGGTTTTCGGGCATCTGCTCGAAGAGCAGGGGGTTGTTCACCGTGTGGCCCTGGGTATGCACGCCGCAACGGCCGAAGGTGATCCTGAAGCGGCCCTTGGGCGGACGTTCCGGGGAGGTGTAAGGCGCGAGCCAAGGCAGGCCGGACTTGGCCAGGCGGGAAGAGGCGATCTCCACCTTGCCGGATTCGGTCTTGAACTTGAGCTCCTCCATCTTGCGGTAGAGGGGATCGGCGGCCAGGGACACGGAACCGCTCTTCTCGAAGTCGGCGATGGTCAGACCGGTGTCCTGCAACTGGAAGGCCCAGATGTCCTCGATGCGTTCGTAGGCCAGCTTGTCGATGCCCATGCGCTTGGCCAGCCCGCAGTAGATCTCCCACACGGACTTGGTGTCGTAGAGCGGTTCGCAGGCGCGTTTGCGCACGAAGAAGGAGGGCTTGAGGCCGTTTTTCGTGGCGATGGTGTCCTCGCGTTCCAGGTAGGTGGACATCGGCAGGACCACGTCCGAGTACCAGGCCGTGTCGGACCAGGAGAAGGTCACGGACACGAGCAGCTCCAGGTTGTCCAGGATCTTCTTCACGTCGGCGGAGTCCGGGAAGGCCATGAGCGGATCGTGGCGTTGGACGATGTAGGCCTTGATAGGGTAAGGCTCGCCTGTGACGATGGCCTCGTAGGCCAGATGCACCAGTCCAGGCCCGGCGTCGTAGTGCGTGCGGCCGGACATCCAGCCCACGCCGTCCGCGCGTTTTTCGGCGGGCTTGGGGAATTGCTCCATGAGGCTTTTGAGGCCCTTTTTCCCGACGTCGCCGGGCTTGGCCGTGAGCGGCAGTCCGCCCTTGGCTCCGACCGCGCCGAGCAGGGCGTTGATGATGTATGCCGTGCGGCAGACATAGAAGGAGTCGGAGTAGCGGGAAACCATCCAGCCCGGGTGCCAGATGACTGAGGGCGCGGCGGCGGCCAACTGACGGGCCAGGTCGCGGATGCGCTCGGCCGGGATGCCGGTCTCGGCCTCGGCCCATTCCGGGGTGTGCTTGGCGGTGAAGACCTTCAGTTCGTCCAGCCCGCTGATCCACATCTCCGCGAATTTCTTGTCGTGGAGATCCTCGGCCAGGAGCACGTGGATCACGGCCAGATTCAGGGCGTAGT
The nucleotide sequence above comes from Desulfovibrio aminophilus DSM 12254. Encoded proteins:
- a CDS encoding molybdopterin-dependent oxidoreductase, encoding MTKTTVNSVCGMCSVRCPIQAEVEDGRPVRLQGGQALKGSLCARGAAGIALYEDSERPQHPMIREGARGEGRWRRVSWDEALDYVAKRLNEIRAKHGDRSVLLSDRGGPFRDVYRAFLRAIGTPNYCNHDSACARNVMNAAMSVFGFGRKDVVYDYKNCKHLVLQTRNIFEAINVAEVNNALDGMGAGCKLSVIDVRANISAGKADNFYLIRPGTDYALNLAVIHVLLAEDLHDKKFAEMWISGLDELKVFTAKHTPEWAEAETGIPAERIRDLARQLAAAAPSVIWHPGWMVSRYSDSFYVCRTAYIINALLGAVGAKGGLPLTAKPGDVGKKGLKSLMEQFPKPAEKRADGVGWMSGRTHYDAGPGLVHLAYEAIVTGEPYPIKAYIVQRHDPLMAFPDSADVKKILDNLELLVSVTFSWSDTAWYSDVVLPMSTYLEREDTIATKNGLKPSFFVRKRACEPLYDTKSVWEIYCGLAKRMGIDKLAYERIEDIWAFQLQDTGLTIADFEKSGSVSLAADPLYRKMEELKFKTESGKVEIASSRLAKSGLPWLAPYTSPERPPKGRFRITFGRCGVHTQGHTVNNPLLFEQMPENLLWIHSDAAKELDIADGEYVTVSSNGHSGRIKAFVTDFIHPEAVFMIHGFGHTLPVESRARGKGVADNELMPKGIEKWDKGGGGIAMQEHFVAVTK
- a CDS encoding DUF2325 domain-containing protein, translated to MNRKNIWEHVDFQCPIVGTCLTTAELRRIAVRVGLEIAEGTTDFEMHSLFVVLCKRPERPARAVQKHLDRKYRRVLRRFLHTPGEGICELWREYADRGDIAGPFWAVMSHPDVSSDCLRRVYGEVHMLSHVQGAANRADLKRLNELEARNVELTETLAERKGVLRKSVAVWKERNAALERDLARERARRESVERDRLSLRELLEGRALELLTREREDLRRQAENLALRLEAAEERIVAQAALLERGSRELSKARENLSGREREVAALEASLTMALEGSPACGGACGHPESCSCPRLRGKRVLYVGGRSGLRCHYRLLAERLGCELLHHDGGLEQSPHRLQQQLAGADAVICPVDCVSHEACAAVKKMCKHCLKPVLFARSSGLSSLAASLSELDRVSQ
- a CDS encoding FmdE family protein: MNIGPYSFEEFKQKAAEFHGYPAPGLLIGGYMVALAKSRIPEGTLFEALVESQKCLPDAVQMLTLCSTGNGWMKIVNLGRYAVTLYDKFTGVGVRVALDPAKVEMWPEIKGWYLKLKPKKEQDTERLFDEIRRAGPSLCSVQEVLVPERARRKAHMGGIAVCPICGEAYPSRDGGACRGCQGEAPYLRRDETESAPSEGPRLRAVPVDQALGRKALHDMTRIVPGRVKDPLVHAGQTLEAGDLCELQRMGRFEVYLESEAVQDEKWVHENEAALAFARVMAGPGVLHDPEPREGKINFTAGRSGLLVLDRERLLAFNMVQDVMCATRQGDILVEEGKRLAACRAIPLYLARARFEQALAALAEEPLFSVLTLRRARVGILVTGTEVFQGLIEDKFAPIIKSKVEALGSEVACVDIVPDDRARIADSVRQMLAAGADLVITTAGLSVDPGDVTRHGLLDAGLTDFLYGAPILPGAMTLVGRIGEAQVLGVPACALFYKTTSLDLLLPRLLAGQTLTRRDLALMAEGGFCLGCKSCTFPKCPFGK